Sequence from the Hamadaea flava genome:
CGTGCCTTCGGCGGCCGGGCGGGCGTCGGAGGTGAGCCACGGATCGTGCTGCCACCAATCGATGCCCAGCTGGCGGGCGGTTTCGACCGACGCGACGAGGAGCCGGAGCTTGATGGTGAGCAACTCGATGTCGAGCAGGTTGACCTTGATGTCGCCGACGATCACGATCCCCTTGTCCAGGACCCGCTCCAGAATGTCGCCGAGGTTGGTCGACTGCCCCATCGTGTTGGTGCCCGTGGTTTGTGGCGTCCCGGCGGTCGGTCCGGTCATGAGGTGGTCCCGTCGTCGCCGTGGCCTCGCGAGTAGCGGCGGACGCGCCGGTAGGACAGCAGCTCGCCGTCGAGGTCGATATCGGCCGTGTATAGCGCCAGAACGTCGGTCGAGGAGGGGACACGCCGCTCTTCGACGGTCTCCACGCCGATCACCCAACCCTGGTCGGACGGTTCCACCGAGACGATCCCCACGGTTTCGTTCCCGGTCAAGTCTGCGACGTGCTTCAGGCCCGCCTGGGCGGCCTGGCCCGTGGTCATTTCCTGGTCCGGCTGCTTTCGGCGGCCGGTGGTGGCGTCGGTGTCGTGGTCGGTTCTCATCCTTGGCCCTCCTCACCGTTCTTGGTTTGTGCTTTGCCGGGCGGCGTGGCGACCAGCCGCCCGACGATCTCCCGTTCGGCCCGTTCGCGTTCCTCCGCCGACAGGTCGCCGGACCGCTCGGCGGACTCCAGCTGCTCGAGTTGTCCCCGGGCGGCCCCCGGGTCGTATAGCTGCCGGTCCGCCTCGCTTTGGATGGCCTTGGCCACCGCGAGCAGCCCGCGGAGGGGTGCCAGCGGCAGCGTCGCCAGGGCCGCGAACAGGTCCATGTCAGGTCTCCGGTGCGGCGACGAAGTCGTACGCCGCCATCGGGCCCAGCAGCCGGGGCGTGATCCAGCCGTCCCAGCGGTCCGCGAGGTCCTCCGCGTACTGTTCGAGTTCGTCGGAGCGCCCGGTCTCGGCCAGGACGGCGAGGTAGATCGCGTCGTCCTCATGGGTCGGGTCGCGAACGACCACCTCGCGGGCGTAGGGCTCCAGTTCCCGCTTGATCGTCTCGGTGTCCGCTTGACGCTTGGCCTCGACGGCCTGCTCGATGAACTCCCCCAGCTGTATGCGCGCATCCCGGCTCTGGTCCTCCGGCACGCCGTGGATCGCGTCTCGCAGCCGGGCGGCCGCAGGGTTCTCCTCCAGCACTGCCGCCAGGAGTGCGTCGGGGTCGTAGCGACCGTGCAGGACGTACTCGGCGTACCCCTCGATGTCGTCGAGGTCGGCGGCCAGTTCGTCCTGATGCGCGTCGAGGAACTCGTCGGCGACGACCTCCGCGCTGGACGCCACCGCGCCGAAGCGCATCGGCAGGACCGGAGCCACCGCTGCCACCATGTCCAGAACCTGCTTGTGCGCGACGAGGTCGTCGGGCCGGCCCAGCGGCCGGTCCACACCGACCTCACTGACCAGGCCGGCGACACGGCCGCGACGGATCACCTGTACGCGTGCCGGTGGTTCGGCCACGCCCTGCACGTCCTCGTCGAGTTCGACGTCGGCCGGCACCACGCCGTACACGTAGCAGACGCGTTCGACGCCGGTGTCCCGTTCAGAGTGCGACATGCCTGTCTCCTAGCCTCCTTGGCGCGAGCCGAGCGACTCGGCCAGATGGTCGAGCGCCGAGCTGGCCGCGCCTATCGCGCTGTTGGCCGCGCGGCCCTTCGCCTGACTGGACGTCGCCGACTGGACCATCTCCGGCACACCGGTTCCGCCGGATTCCAGATGAAGCCGATCGGCTCGCTCGGCGAAGCGCAGATAGGTGTCGACGCTGGCGATGACCACCCGGGCGTTGACGGTCAGCAGTTCGATGCCGACGAC
This genomic interval carries:
- a CDS encoding GvpL/GvpF family gas vesicle protein yields the protein MSHSERDTGVERVCYVYGVVPADVELDEDVQGVAEPPARVQVIRRGRVAGLVSEVGVDRPLGRPDDLVAHKQVLDMVAAVAPVLPMRFGAVASSAEVVADEFLDAHQDELAADLDDIEGYAEYVLHGRYDPDALLAAVLEENPAAARLRDAIHGVPEDQSRDARIQLGEFIEQAVEAKRQADTETIKRELEPYAREVVVRDPTHEDDAIYLAVLAETGRSDELEQYAEDLADRWDGWITPRLLGPMAAYDFVAAPET
- a CDS encoding gas vesicle protein GvpG, giving the protein MDLFAALATLPLAPLRGLLAVAKAIQSEADRQLYDPGAARGQLEQLESAERSGDLSAEERERAEREIVGRLVATPPGKAQTKNGEEGQG
- the gvpJ gene encoding gas vesicle protein GvpJ, whose translation is MTIATGDGGGGSGSGSSSLADVVDTILDKGLVIDAYISASVVGIELLTVNARVVIASVDTYLRFAERADRLHLESGGTGVPEMVQSATSSQAKGRAANSAIGAASSALDHLAESLGSRQGG
- the gvpO gene encoding gas vesicle protein GvpO encodes the protein MRTDHDTDATTGRRKQPDQEMTTGQAAQAGLKHVADLTGNETVGIVSVEPSDQGWVIGVETVEERRVPSSTDVLALYTADIDLDGELLSYRRVRRYSRGHGDDGTTS
- a CDS encoding gas vesicle protein yields the protein MTGPTAGTPQTTGTNTMGQSTNLGDILERVLDKGIVIVGDIKVNLLDIELLTIKLRLLVASVETARQLGIDWWQHDPWLTSDARPAAEGTTRTPLTGAHREAIADGDHVADERLPQEPITQERYTKEPDDA